The Nicotiana tabacum cultivar K326 chromosome 14, ASM71507v2, whole genome shotgun sequence genome contains a region encoding:
- the LOC142168828 gene encoding uncharacterized protein LOC142168828, translating to METAYANFNGQIWLFFDAVVEWELVEDTEQHVTVRVFHHDLGQHMMMTFVYAKCSAMERLDLWDHLYYLASDEKIGGLPVHPPEYEDFAFCVNSYGLFEQGYKGSPLTWWNGRSNAECIFKRLDRLFVNLPFQNMLPTIEVENLIRTGSDHAPLLMTCGVQTTNFVKPFRFLNFWTKHATFMDVNIKRVMAELSKWSRETFGDIFKQLAILEDIVRVKEMLFEEEPITENRIVLQKAQSELKKYLSIEEQYWKQKLG from the exons ATGGAGACTGCTTATGCAAATTTTAATGGGCAAATATGGTTGTTCTTCGATGCAGTGGTGGAATGGGAATTAGTGGAGGATACTGAGCAACATGTGACTGTGAGAGTGTTTCACCATGACCTGGGGCAGCACATGATGATgacatttgtttatgcaaaatgttcaGCAATGGAGAGGTTGGATTTGTGGGATCACTTGTATTACTTAGCAAGTG ATGAGAAAATAGGGGGACTTCCAGTACACCCTCCTGAATATGAGGATTTTGCATTTTGTGTAAACTCTTATGGTTTGTTTGAGCAAGGGTACAAAGGAAGTCCATTaacatggtggaatgggagatcCAATGCTGAGTGTATATTCAAGAGATTGGATAGGCTTTTTGTGAATTTGCCATTTCAGAACATGTTGCCAACTATTGAAGTTGAGAATCTAATCAGAACTGGATCAGATCATGCACCGTTGCTAATGACATGTGGGGTGCAGACAACCAATTTTGTCAAGCCTTTCAGATTCTTGAACTTTTGGACAAAGCATGCTACATTTATGGATGTG AATATCAAGAGAGTGATGGCAGAACTCTCAAAATGGAGTAGGGAAACATTTGGTGATATCTTCAAGCAATTGGCTATTTTGGAGGACATTGTTAGGGTGAAGGAGATGTTGTTTGAAGAAGAGCCTATAACAGAGAATAGGATTGTGCTTCAAAAGGCTCAATCTGAATTGAAGAAATACTTGAGTATTGAGGAGCAGTATTGGAAGCAAAAACTGGGATGA